From one Suicoccus acidiformans genomic stretch:
- a CDS encoding MurR/RpiR family transcriptional regulator, whose protein sequence is MHLLYQRLITVGDVNALDSIEFTIASTMIKYLNNLPSLSIDQLAELCHVSKSSLSKFVRSIGFKDYSEFREAAIEQNEPDRYKSGYPTQNITDGIMEYGADGYLKILAIDIKNLFGSEELTDKISHLVDDIYHHDDIAAFGEIYSETAAMNFQYKMSYYRKFVYTSMDTKRQSEYMDRVNENCLIIIFSNSGKYLQNVSERFLTSSKMTRVLITSNPTPPNAEAMDYMLEINYSSLVQNHPILYQLLIERIAVVYQERYGLPNDI, encoded by the coding sequence ATGCACTTGCTGTATCAGAGGTTGATTACTGTTGGTGACGTAAACGCTCTAGATTCTATTGAATTTACTATTGCTAGCACGATGATCAAATATCTGAATAATCTTCCCTCATTATCAATAGACCAGCTTGCTGAACTGTGCCATGTGTCAAAGTCCTCTCTTTCTAAATTTGTTCGATCCATTGGATTTAAGGACTATTCTGAGTTTAGGGAGGCGGCTATTGAACAGAATGAACCTGATCGTTATAAATCAGGCTACCCAACACAGAATATCACAGATGGAATTATGGAATACGGGGCGGATGGTTATTTAAAAATTCTGGCCATCGATATTAAGAATTTGTTTGGTTCTGAAGAATTGACTGATAAAATTAGTCATTTAGTTGATGATATTTACCATCATGACGATATAGCGGCCTTTGGAGAGATATATTCTGAAACTGCTGCCATGAATTTTCAATATAAGATGAGTTATTATCGGAAGTTTGTTTATACATCCATGGATACTAAGAGGCAGTCTGAGTATATGGATCGGGTTAATGAAAACTGTTTGATTATCATTTTCTCTAACTCGGGAAAGTACTTACAGAATGTCAGCGAAAGGTTTCTGACCTCTAGTAAAATGACTCGAGTGCTGATCACGTCAAACCCGACTCCGCCTAATGCTGAAGCTATGGATTACATGCTGGAAATTAATTATTCGTCGCTGGTACAGAATCATCCCATTCTTTATCAACTACTAATTGAGCGTATCGCTGTTGTTTATCAAGAACGATATGGATTGCCTAATGATATTTAA
- a CDS encoding IS1634 family transposase — MYVTVSGSGEYRVIQFVEQHRIPNTKKKKTKVIETVGNYEKMLAEDPDIMEKLRAEAKKRTQEKKNAKQPAQVEIKKELLNDISQSHTSYHIGHSVILQMWKDLAIDTFFAKHLAKRYPRKVQEAIFSLVLHRMLVPQSIRATHRDLPFYAGVRCYHKDLYYQVLDVLDELSDDLMNHLYKQFEQKTERSGPVAYYDVTTFSFESVQAGELRMFGYSKDHKNNEVQVVMGLLMDNQGIPISYQLFPGNTMDQRTLKDTVSELKQRYNMDKIVIVADRGLNCKDNLAMLVEKGHDFVISYSLKKAPAYIKEVALNEGDWQTVKAEGQGKVYYRSKIIEYLLDVKVELTEEERKALPKRPGRPRKYKTIQIPVHIHVTWEAKRAAKDRKYREKSVEKAQEAVDQPSKLKSSVKRGRNQYIHFDADTEGIELDEAKIQEQAMYDDYYAIITNQLDLTTAEVIGTYCGLWQIEESFRVLKTDLRSRPVFVWTDAHIRGHFVLCFLSLCLMRYLQYRVKKSTGLSISCDALSQSMDEAIVTALGHYPDIQLVPSNISQTYLTIQKAMKMPELLTIMTRSEFKKITQLDLNKNYNL; from the coding sequence ATGTATGTAACGGTAAGTGGGTCCGGGGAATATCGGGTGATTCAATTCGTTGAACAACACCGTATTCCCAATACCAAGAAGAAGAAAACAAAGGTTATTGAAACAGTTGGGAATTACGAAAAGATGCTTGCGGAAGATCCCGACATCATGGAAAAGCTTAGAGCAGAAGCAAAGAAACGCACGCAAGAAAAGAAAAATGCTAAGCAACCTGCCCAAGTAGAAATAAAGAAAGAACTATTGAATGATATATCTCAGTCACATACCAGCTATCACATTGGCCATTCTGTCATATTACAGATGTGGAAAGACTTAGCGATAGATACATTCTTCGCGAAGCATTTAGCTAAACGCTATCCTAGGAAAGTACAAGAAGCTATCTTCTCACTCGTTCTACATCGGATGCTAGTCCCCCAAAGTATTCGGGCCACTCACCGTGATTTGCCTTTCTATGCCGGTGTCCGTTGCTACCATAAAGATCTCTATTATCAAGTATTGGATGTCTTAGATGAACTATCGGATGATCTGATGAATCATCTTTATAAGCAATTTGAGCAGAAGACGGAACGTTCAGGTCCTGTTGCGTACTATGATGTCACTACATTCTCCTTCGAAAGTGTCCAAGCTGGAGAACTTCGCATGTTTGGTTATTCAAAGGACCACAAGAACAATGAAGTTCAAGTCGTGATGGGACTTCTTATGGATAACCAAGGGATTCCTATCAGCTACCAATTATTTCCAGGAAATACAATGGATCAACGAACACTGAAAGACACTGTGTCCGAACTAAAACAACGCTACAATATGGACAAAATCGTCATCGTAGCCGACCGTGGTCTCAACTGTAAGGATAACCTCGCCATGTTAGTTGAGAAAGGTCATGACTTTGTCATCAGTTATAGCTTGAAGAAGGCCCCTGCGTATATCAAAGAAGTTGCCCTAAATGAAGGTGACTGGCAGACTGTGAAAGCAGAGGGTCAAGGAAAGGTTTACTACCGTTCAAAAATCATTGAGTATCTCCTCGATGTGAAAGTTGAGTTAACAGAAGAAGAGAGGAAGGCTTTACCTAAACGCCCCGGAAGGCCTCGCAAGTACAAGACGATACAAATTCCCGTACATATTCATGTGACGTGGGAGGCGAAGCGAGCGGCAAAAGACCGAAAATATCGAGAGAAAAGTGTTGAGAAGGCACAAGAAGCTGTTGATCAACCAAGCAAATTGAAGTCATCAGTGAAACGTGGCCGTAATCAGTACATTCACTTTGATGCAGATACTGAAGGCATCGAATTAGATGAGGCAAAAATTCAAGAGCAAGCCATGTATGATGATTATTATGCCATCATCACGAATCAACTAGACCTTACGACAGCGGAAGTCATCGGGACCTATTGTGGTTTATGGCAAATTGAGGAGAGTTTTCGTGTCTTGAAGACGGATTTACGCTCGCGACCCGTCTTTGTTTGGACGGATGCACATATTCGAGGTCATTTCGTTCTCTGCTTCTTAAGTCTTTGTCTTATGCGTTATTTACAGTATCGTGTCAAGAAAAGTACTGGGTTATCGATATCATGTGATGCACTCAGTCAGTCTATGGACGAAGCGATTGTGACTGCCTTAGGTCATTACCCAGACATCCAATTGGTTCCAAGCAACATCAGCCAAACTTATTTAACAATACAGAAGGCAATGAAGATGCCAGAACTTTTAACCATTATGACACGTTCTGAATTTAAGAAAATTACTCAACTAGACTTGAATAAGAACTATAATCTCTAA
- a CDS encoding lactonase family protein → MAEYILGGYTNTINKGINTISISEEGKSSNFLTLREMSYPTYIEYDKEAGYIFSIDRNKQKEGGLSVFRINNRQLEWIDTCINSEVAGCHICYDNRNKKIFVSQYHTSKIDIYDLQENQLKPIEGIARSGSSVRKEQTRSRPHCVVLRDDLLYICDLGTDHVAVYLNDESKRYPLLNEISLSAGSGPRHLILSEKSPRAYVIGELNNTLQVISLDNHGLLKEVENVYDLVPDRFKETAHSAAIKMTNDEKYIYTSSRYHDVINVFKINHSGQLEQVQRIESGGLTPRDFTLSRDENYLLVPNLDSNNLVIFERSRETGKLTEISRSTVVPECSRIIAL, encoded by the coding sequence ATGGCGGAGTATATATTAGGTGGATATACTAATACAATAAATAAAGGTATAAACACAATATCAATCTCAGAAGAAGGAAAAAGCTCAAACTTTTTAACATTGAGAGAAATGAGTTATCCAACATACATTGAGTATGATAAAGAAGCTGGATATATTTTTTCAATTGATCGTAATAAACAAAAAGAGGGCGGACTATCAGTATTTAGAATAAATAATCGACAACTTGAATGGATTGATACTTGTATAAATAGCGAAGTTGCTGGTTGCCATATCTGTTACGATAATCGAAATAAAAAGATATTTGTGTCACAATACCATACTAGCAAAATAGATATTTATGACTTACAAGAGAATCAGCTTAAACCAATTGAAGGAATCGCAAGAAGTGGCTCCAGTGTTCGTAAAGAGCAAACCAGATCTCGACCTCATTGTGTAGTTCTTAGAGATGACTTGTTATATATTTGTGATTTGGGGACAGATCATGTTGCTGTCTACTTGAATGATGAAAGCAAGAGATATCCTCTATTGAATGAAATTAGCTTATCAGCTGGCTCAGGCCCAAGGCATTTAATTCTTTCTGAAAAAAGTCCAAGAGCGTATGTAATAGGCGAATTAAATAACACTTTACAAGTTATTTCCCTAGACAATCATGGCTTACTTAAAGAAGTAGAAAATGTGTATGATTTAGTGCCAGATAGGTTTAAAGAAACAGCTCATAGTGCAGCCATAAAAATGACAAATGATGAAAAATATATTTATACTTCAAGTCGTTATCATGATGTAATTAATGTCTTTAAAATTAATCATTCTGGACAATTAGAACAAGTTCAGAGAATAGAATCCGGGGGGCTTACGCCACGTGACTTCACTCTAAGTAGAGATGAAAATTATTTATTAGTTCCGAATCTGGATAGTAACAATTTAGTGATTTTTGAAAGGTCAAGAGAGACAGGTAAACTAACTGAAATAAGCAGGTCAACAGTTGTACCAGAATGCTCTAGAATTATAGCTTTATGA
- a CDS encoding PTS sugar transporter subunit IIA, which yields MEQISTKLIALNQDAKNWEDALIIAGNILEVNGYITADYTHEMINAVHDLGPYIVIAPGIAFGHARPSNSVKRTGFSIVTLNKPVEFGNKENDPVSIIMALSAINSEDHLNTLQRLIEFLQVEKNISYLKQAKTEQDKETIIRLINNGGDKDA from the coding sequence ATGGAACAAATATCTACTAAATTAATAGCACTTAATCAAGATGCTAAGAATTGGGAGGACGCCTTAATAATAGCAGGAAATATTCTGGAGGTTAATGGATATATTACAGCAGATTATACTCACGAAATGATTAATGCGGTACATGACCTTGGACCTTATATTGTAATTGCACCTGGTATTGCTTTTGGACATGCACGACCCTCAAATTCTGTAAAAAGAACAGGTTTCAGTATAGTTACTTTAAATAAACCCGTAGAATTTGGAAATAAGGAAAATGATCCAGTCTCTATTATAATGGCATTATCAGCAATAAATAGCGAAGATCACCTTAATACATTACAAAGATTAATTGAGTTTCTACAAGTTGAAAAGAATATCTCCTATCTTAAACAAGCTAAAACAGAACAAGATAAAGAAACTATAATTAGATTAATAAATAATGGAGGGGATAAAGATGCGTGA
- a CDS encoding PTS sugar transporter subunit IIB — MKIVCVCGFGLGTSVMAKSNLEKILTENNIQAEVDAIDIGSINSAPADYYITTKNLANNIPLNLQDRTIVLTNIVSKREMLEAVSEIENLMEK; from the coding sequence ATGAAAATTGTATGTGTTTGCGGTTTTGGTCTTGGAACGAGCGTTATGGCAAAATCAAATTTAGAAAAAATACTTACAGAAAATAATATTCAGGCAGAAGTTGATGCTATTGACATTGGTAGTATTAATTCAGCACCAGCAGACTATTATATTACAACAAAAAATTTAGCTAATAACATACCTTTAAATCTTCAAGATCGAACTATTGTACTCACAAATATTGTTAGTAAGAGAGAAATGCTAGAAGCGGTTAGTGAGATTGAAAATCTTATGGAAAAGTAA
- a CDS encoding ribose-phosphate pyrophosphokinase has translation MAKNYKHSNLRVFSLSSNQSLAAAIAEHLGVELGKLDATQFADGEIKINIEESIRGDHIYVIQSTSFPISDNIMELMIMIDALKRASAKKINVVLPYYGYARQEQQDGPRTPITAKLVANMLELAGADRIVTLDLHANQIQGFFDMPVDHLQGVPLIADYLIDRQLAGDDVVVVSPDQGGVTRARKLAEFLQAPIAIVDRRYSHASVVGDVLDKTTIIIDDIIDSGLTALTAADALVEYGAKSVYAAATHAVLSGNAAQMIEASPIECLLVTDTIHLPEAKRISKLEQVSVAPLLAEAIRRIHENQSVSPLFTERMAFDDEVE, from the coding sequence ATTGCGAAAAACTATAAACATTCTAATTTAAGAGTCTTCTCTTTGAGTTCTAACCAGTCTTTGGCGGCTGCGATTGCTGAGCATTTGGGAGTTGAATTAGGGAAGCTAGATGCAACACAGTTTGCTGATGGTGAGATTAAAATTAATATTGAAGAAAGTATTCGGGGCGATCATATTTATGTGATTCAGTCAACGTCTTTTCCTATCAGTGATAATATTATGGAACTGATGATTATGATTGATGCTTTAAAGCGAGCAAGTGCAAAGAAAATTAATGTCGTCTTGCCGTATTATGGTTATGCACGCCAGGAGCAACAGGATGGCCCTCGGACACCCATTACAGCAAAGTTAGTGGCGAATATGCTAGAGTTGGCCGGAGCGGACCGAATTGTCACGCTAGACTTGCATGCTAATCAAATTCAAGGCTTCTTCGATATGCCGGTGGACCATCTGCAAGGGGTACCTTTAATTGCCGATTATTTAATCGACCGGCAATTAGCCGGAGACGATGTGGTAGTTGTTTCACCGGACCAAGGTGGAGTAACCCGGGCACGGAAATTGGCGGAGTTCCTGCAAGCACCAATTGCGATAGTAGACCGGCGCTATTCCCACGCAAGCGTAGTGGGCGATGTCCTTGATAAGACGACAATTATTATTGATGATATCATTGACTCCGGCTTGACCGCCTTAACGGCAGCCGATGCTTTAGTAGAGTATGGGGCTAAATCTGTGTATGCAGCAGCAACCCATGCCGTCCTCTCAGGCAATGCCGCTCAGATGATTGAAGCGTCGCCGATTGAGTGTTTGTTGGTGACAGATACGATTCACTTGCCTGAAGCTAAGCGGATTTCGAAGTTGGAGCAAGTTTCCGTAGCTCCCTTACTTGCAGAAGCAATACGGCGTATCCATGAGAATCAATCGGTGAGTCCGTTATTTACGGAACGAATGGCTTTTGATGATGAGGTGGAGTAG
- a CDS encoding PD-(D/E)XK nuclease family transposase, translating into MDYTEVDILVRDRNNLYVTIEMQVLPHVGFLERILYYASSAYRRNYGRKDIAEETVEEQEGLKFA; encoded by the coding sequence ATGGATTATACGGAGGTAGATATCTTAGTCAGAGATCGAAATAATCTGTATGTGACAATTGAGATGCAAGTTCTGCCACATGTAGGCTTTCTGGAGCGGATTTTGTATTATGCTAGTTCGGCTTATCGGCGAAATTATGGTAGGAAAGACATAGCAGAAGAGACAGTGGAGGAACAAGAAGGATTGAAGTTCGCTTAA
- a CDS encoding PTS ascorbate transporter subunit IIC — protein MREILNFIIFQILNNSAIFLGIIALIGLLLQRKTLAETIDGVVKTIVGLVILDAGAGIISNSIAPIVDLLNKSTGINGVLPANEAAFAIAMETLSTNIVLSFLLGFILHLILVKIIPNKNFKHVYLTVHQMLIVSSFLHVALPYVINVSNTLLIIIAAILLALYWTIGPAIARIYTKDFTDDEITLGHANHLGAWLGGVIGNLVGKPEEDAENLELPGILSIFKDTTISLAFIMPIIYIIIGLIVGSDGIVTLSNDTNWFIWLFLSAMQFTAGFVILMSGVRMFTGSIVPAFQGIADKFLPGAVPALDVAVFYAFSPTGSLLGFLGSILGTIIYVIFSLIVRINVIVFPSPIIMFFDGCLIGVVGNKRGGWKAALIAGAIAGFITHLGFAFLYPMTTSLYGSGLTFSNIDYSLVWLPLMWFLRLFS, from the coding sequence ATGCGTGAAATATTAAACTTTATTATATTTCAAATTCTTAATAATTCAGCTATTTTCCTTGGCATAATAGCTCTAATCGGTTTACTTTTACAGAGAAAAACCTTAGCTGAAACAATAGATGGTGTTGTTAAAACGATTGTTGGTTTAGTGATCTTAGATGCTGGTGCTGGTATTATCTCAAATTCTATAGCTCCTATTGTAGACTTATTGAATAAAAGTACAGGAATTAATGGTGTTTTGCCGGCAAACGAAGCTGCTTTCGCTATCGCAATGGAGACACTGTCTACAAATATTGTTTTAAGTTTCTTACTTGGATTTATACTGCACTTGATTCTAGTTAAAATAATACCGAATAAAAATTTTAAACATGTCTATTTAACTGTTCATCAAATGTTGATTGTCTCCTCATTCTTGCACGTAGCCTTACCCTATGTAATAAATGTCAGCAATACTTTACTTATTATCATTGCAGCAATTCTATTAGCTCTTTATTGGACAATCGGACCCGCAATTGCTCGTATATATACTAAAGACTTCACAGATGATGAAATTACTTTAGGTCATGCGAACCATTTAGGTGCTTGGCTAGGAGGTGTGATTGGTAATTTAGTAGGGAAGCCAGAAGAAGATGCTGAAAACTTAGAACTTCCGGGTATTCTGTCTATATTTAAAGACACTACTATTTCTCTAGCATTCATAATGCCAATTATTTATATTATAATTGGACTGATTGTTGGATCTGATGGAATAGTAACCTTATCTAATGACACAAATTGGTTCATTTGGCTTTTCCTTAGTGCTATGCAATTTACCGCAGGTTTTGTCATTCTAATGAGTGGTGTTAGGATGTTTACTGGATCGATTGTTCCAGCATTCCAAGGAATTGCTGATAAATTTCTTCCTGGTGCTGTACCAGCCCTCGATGTAGCTGTATTCTACGCCTTTAGTCCAACTGGCTCTCTTCTTGGTTTTCTAGGTTCAATTCTCGGAACGATAATTTACGTTATTTTCTCACTGATTGTCAGAATAAATGTCATTGTCTTCCCTTCACCTATTATTATGTTCTTTGATGGATGCTTAATAGGAGTAGTGGGCAATAAACGTGGTGGTTGGAAAGCAGCATTAATTGCTGGTGCAATAGCCGGTTTTATAACACACCTAGGGTTTGCATTCCTTTATCCAATGACAACAAGCCTATATGGCTCTGGTTTAACATTCTCTAATATTGATTATTCCTTAGTTTGGTTACCACTGATGTGGTTCTTGAGATTATTTAGTTAA
- a CDS encoding PTS transporter subunit EIIC: MDYGKTAKRIVKGVGGADNIASVYHCVTRLRFTLKDNSKVDRSLIESTDGVMSVVDQGGQFQVVIGQTVGNVYEAMEAYLNENVATSDNESSKLKSASEVKDEMKDKKVSNSFLATISGIFTPILGVLTASGVLKGVLALLTATQLLSTESGTYILLDFIASAFLKFLPVVLGYTSMKRFGGDPFVGMTLGAALMFPTIPGLLEQAPLYTLFAGTPFQSDVHLTFLGVPIILMDYSGSVIPVIFTTWFATKFEKFFKKHVPDMFSLFGVPLLTLLSAGLLGFLIVGPVSQFVSNLLGLLMAKVFEVSGTLGGFLYGLLIQFAVIFGVHWGFVALSINNIATLGFDPVTITGLTSAFGQAGVVLVIMLKTKDKKLKQVAQGGFFSALFGVTEPAIYGVTLQNRRAFWLASVASAVGGAIMGFFGAKQYVYGTNGIFGWLQVINPETGFDASVWATIAACAISFVLAIVFMLAFGKVDEEAVRDK, encoded by the coding sequence ATGGATTACGGTAAGACGGCTAAACGCATTGTAAAAGGTGTAGGCGGAGCCGACAATATTGCTAGTGTTTACCACTGCGTGACTCGATTACGTTTCACACTTAAGGATAATAGCAAAGTGGATCGTTCACTTATTGAAAGCACTGATGGAGTCATGTCAGTGGTGGATCAAGGTGGACAATTTCAGGTCGTTATTGGCCAAACAGTTGGTAATGTCTATGAAGCTATGGAAGCCTATCTAAATGAAAATGTAGCTACTAGTGATAATGAATCTAGCAAACTGAAGAGCGCTTCCGAAGTCAAAGATGAGATGAAGGATAAGAAGGTTTCCAATAGTTTCTTGGCCACGATATCTGGTATTTTTACACCTATATTAGGTGTGTTAACCGCTTCGGGTGTCTTAAAAGGAGTTCTTGCTTTATTAACAGCAACTCAGCTATTAAGCACAGAATCTGGGACTTACATTTTGTTGGACTTTATTGCGAGCGCTTTCTTGAAGTTCCTCCCGGTTGTATTAGGGTACACCTCAATGAAACGGTTCGGCGGAGATCCCTTTGTGGGTATGACTTTAGGTGCTGCCCTCATGTTTCCTACTATCCCTGGACTGTTGGAACAAGCACCGCTCTATACGTTATTTGCAGGCACTCCATTTCAATCGGATGTTCATTTGACCTTTCTTGGGGTTCCAATTATTTTAATGGATTATAGCGGGTCAGTGATACCAGTTATATTTACGACTTGGTTCGCTACTAAATTTGAAAAGTTTTTCAAGAAGCACGTTCCTGACATGTTTAGTCTTTTTGGTGTCCCGCTATTAACGTTGCTTTCAGCCGGTTTACTTGGCTTCTTAATTGTCGGGCCAGTAAGTCAGTTTGTTTCTAACCTTCTAGGCTTATTGATGGCTAAAGTCTTTGAAGTGAGCGGCACTCTAGGTGGCTTCCTATATGGATTATTGATTCAGTTTGCTGTGATTTTTGGTGTACATTGGGGCTTTGTGGCTCTCAGCATTAACAACATTGCAACTCTTGGCTTCGACCCCGTAACAATTACTGGTCTCACCTCTGCCTTCGGACAAGCTGGGGTAGTTCTAGTGATTATGCTCAAGACCAAGGATAAGAAGCTCAAACAAGTAGCTCAGGGCGGTTTCTTCTCAGCGCTGTTTGGTGTTACAGAACCTGCGATATATGGGGTTACTTTACAAAACCGCCGCGCCTTCTGGCTGGCCTCTGTTGCCTCAGCTGTTGGTGGAGCTATTATGGGATTCTTTGGTGCAAAGCAATATGTTTATGGGACAAACGGGATTTTTGGCTGGTTACAAGTTATTAACCCTGAGACCGGATTTGACGCTTCTGTTTGGGCGACGATTGCTGCTTGCGCCATAAGTTTTGTGCTAGCTATTGTATTTATGTTAGCCTTTGGTAAGGTTGATGAAGAAGCCGTTCGTGACAAATGA
- a CDS encoding BglG family transcription antiterminator, whose product MEAKKRQIEFIKLLIKEQEISRPANYYSKILNVSTKTIYSDIKDITSLLKSWELNISSKRGLGIVLEGKQSEKYKLIQHLGESNDDKYTPINRRLIIVKEVCFSDKKVSIEVLAQSFFVSKTSIYNDIEYLNSINSEKDVNFSIDDKYVYVNGTENNIQVSIKKILYNLIDKSENKEFKDVCLNLFDRKLFYEIWHFYQKNSINIPLVYRNSLILSTLIFYQRYVLGYRVKTTPNEKSVYQTLGLHRTFQYINSINKQLGIQMNKDNFLFLAYQIEAHNISKDILADDRHEKAIQDFLELMEEIEGIDFLENFQLYQSLINHFPAMILRLQMGIRIANPLLSEIKKEYSKLFAVLYYALSNIEDEYQIQLNDDEVSLILIYFQIAIEKYEKNKSILVIYSKDIQNKQLVLNRVRNSIPSKNEIEFIDSQNLNQVRWEKYRLIINTAPNVLDEDIPIEKYIRTSSIINEEDQVNIILKYAAANMLEGTSDYDLLEDYFDEKKIFLRSAIRNKYDALNFLLDELEASGNVNYNYRESIFNREALGSTYIDNQVSMPHGNPSDVYKSSISFITFEKPIRWGSYKVKMVILLSICEGDAKNIKSIIEAIHVIISNQSLLEKLYRVDDECEFIQILSDAWRK is encoded by the coding sequence ATGGAAGCAAAAAAACGACAAATTGAATTCATCAAACTGTTAATTAAAGAACAAGAAATATCTAGGCCTGCAAATTACTATAGTAAAATTCTTAATGTCTCTACGAAAACTATCTATTCTGATATTAAAGATATCACCTCACTCTTAAAATCCTGGGAATTAAACATTTCCTCGAAAAGAGGTCTTGGAATCGTATTAGAAGGAAAGCAATCAGAGAAATATAAATTAATCCAGCATTTGGGAGAAAGTAATGACGATAAGTATACACCTATCAACCGCAGACTCATCATTGTTAAAGAGGTATGTTTTTCGGATAAAAAAGTAAGTATCGAAGTATTAGCACAAAGTTTTTTTGTCTCAAAAACTTCTATCTATAATGACATAGAATATTTAAACAGTATAAATAGCGAAAAAGATGTTAATTTTTCAATTGATGATAAATATGTTTATGTTAATGGGACTGAAAATAATATACAAGTATCCATTAAAAAAATCCTCTATAATTTAATTGATAAGAGCGAAAATAAAGAATTTAAAGATGTATGCTTAAATCTATTTGACAGAAAACTATTTTATGAAATATGGCATTTTTATCAAAAAAACAGTATTAATATTCCATTAGTTTACAGAAATTCTTTAATTTTATCGACTCTAATATTCTATCAAAGATATGTTTTAGGTTATCGTGTAAAAACTACTCCAAATGAAAAATCAGTTTATCAAACATTAGGTCTTCATCGCACCTTTCAATATATTAATAGCATTAATAAACAACTTGGAATTCAAATGAATAAAGACAACTTTTTATTCTTAGCCTATCAAATCGAAGCCCATAATATTTCAAAAGATATATTAGCAGACGATAGACACGAAAAGGCTATTCAAGATTTTTTAGAGCTCATGGAAGAAATAGAAGGGATAGACTTTTTAGAAAACTTCCAACTCTATCAGTCTTTGATTAATCATTTTCCTGCTATGATACTAAGACTTCAAATGGGGATTCGCATTGCTAATCCTCTTCTAAGTGAAATAAAAAAAGAATATTCTAAATTATTCGCAGTCCTATACTATGCACTTTCTAATATAGAAGATGAATATCAAATTCAATTAAACGATGATGAAGTCTCTTTAATATTAATTTATTTCCAAATAGCTATTGAAAAGTACGAGAAAAACAAATCAATTTTAGTAATCTACAGTAAAGACATCCAAAATAAGCAGCTCGTCTTAAACAGAGTCAGAAATTCAATTCCTAGTAAAAATGAAATAGAATTTATTGATTCACAAAACCTTAATCAGGTAAGGTGGGAAAAATATAGACTAATCATTAATACTGCTCCAAATGTTCTAGATGAAGATATTCCGATAGAGAAATACATAAGAACATCTAGCATTATTAATGAAGAAGACCAAGTTAATATTATTCTCAAATATGCTGCTGCCAATATGCTTGAAGGCACGTCAGATTACGACTTGCTAGAGGATTATTTCGACGAAAAAAAAATTTTCCTAAGGTCAGCAATACGTAATAAATATGACGCTTTAAACTTCTTATTAGACGAACTTGAAGCATCCGGCAATGTTAATTATAACTATCGTGAAAGTATATTTAATAGAGAAGCACTAGGCTCTACCTATATTGATAACCAAGTTTCCATGCCACATGGTAATCCATCTGATGTCTATAAATCAAGTATTTCTTTTATAACCTTTGAAAAACCTATAAGATGGGGAAGTTATAAAGTAAAAATGGTTATTTTATTAAGTATCTGCGAAGGTGATGCGAAAAATATCAAAAGTATCATTGAAGCAATTCACGTTATAATCAGTAATCAATCATTACTGGAAAAACTATATCGAGTAGATGATGAATGTGAATTCATCCAAATCCTATCAGATGCTTGGAGGAAATAG